Within Rhododendron vialii isolate Sample 1 chromosome 12a, ASM3025357v1, the genomic segment CATACAGGACTCGTTCCATCGAAATAGTGAAATTCCTCCCGGAGTAATCGTGCTTCGATGGGATTTCGATAGGCCGGTTTTCTGCCTGGAAAATCGCCCAGGTATTGCGAGCTTTGTTCCTGTTATGGTGATCTTGTTTGCACTTGTTTGGAACAgggaaagtgagagaaaaaaaaaggaaagttaaatttttttccctctaattgtttggattggagagaaagaggaaagaaacTAAAGAATTCAAGTTTTGTGAATGGTGAATTTTTCCTCACATTTTCCCTCCAGTTCCAAACAAAGTATGGCCTAGATTGTATTGTAATTCTATGAAATATTCATTTCCTGGAATTTTGAACTATCATCAAATTATTTAAATGCTTTCAGTCCCTGAATTGCCCCATAGTGTTTTACCCAAGCAAGGCATCCCTTTTGGGGGCCTGGCGAATCCTCAAAATGGGACCTTCCATATTTTCAAGATGAAATATTTAACAAGACACATGTTTGTTTTTAGATAATCTGAATAATTTGAAGgacaaaaccacaaaaaattacttatcGATTGTCTTTACATGAGTTCAATGCACAGAACCACATATATTACATATCATTATAATAGCTGAAGAGTGTCACTTGATACCCAATTCGACTTGATGAATTTGggtctttattttctcttcctagtTTGAAACCAAATACAATTTCAAGAGTATCACTTGACCAAGATGTTTAACTCAATCAACTTGACATTATTTTGCCGTCTATGGACATGTACTGTCAATTAACTTCAGAGTTTGCATCCACAACCACAAGTAGTATTTGTTGGTAGAATTCACTCGACTCTACATTTACGgtagaaaattttattatttcatTGTGTTTTGCAAATAGCTATTCAAATTATGAAAttctctttcaattttttttagttattcTTGTTCAATGCAGGTTTTTATTTCATTCCTGGGGCAATCAGTGTTGAGGAACAATGCCACTGGATAAGGGAGAGCTTAACAATTTTCCCACAGCCTCCTAATAGAACTAACCACAATGCAATTTATGGGCCTATAACGAACTTATTTGTTGCGTCTAGAGAAAGAAAAGTTCTAGTTGAAGAGGATATTTCCTGTGCAGATGAGGATTCAGTGTCTAGTTCTTTTGTCAGTAGTTTTGATGGTCTTAGATGGACATTTTGTGAGGAAACTGGTACAGCTTCAAGAGGAAATAGGTCCAAATCTATACCAGCATCTGTTTTACTGCGGAAGTTACGTTGGAGTACTCTCGGCCTGCAATTTGACTGGTCAAAGGTCATTCCCaatttcatcatcttcttttCCATTTCGAATTTCAAAATGATTTACCGATGTCCTCCAAGTTTTATGTCATTTCAAGCTTCCTGATCATCAGTTCATCACTACGGATTattcttcttgtttctttgtAACTTGTGTTCCATGTAAGGTTTCTCATCAGTTGCCTTGATTGGATCTACTGTCTCTCTTAACTTTTGGGAGCAAAGCAGCTTTGAGTAGAGTTGAGTGTGGTTTATACATTTCTGGAACTGTGGTCATCTTGCATTTTGCTATAGAAATTATTTGTTTCTGCCAAACGTGGAAGAATGATGGTTCCTGCAGGGGTTGTAGCTGAAGTTGCTGTCTAGAAAATAGATTTGGAATTTCAAATCagcatttattttctttaattttttcttagCCACTTGATTTCATGGATTTTCGGCCTGAGGTATATTGTAGATATTCACACAGTTGCCTCATTTTAGTCCTATCAGATGAACAGTTCATTAGCTttgaaagtaaattttttttgcatgttcTTTTGCAGCGGAATTATGATGTATCTCTTCCGCACAACAACATCCCTGACGCTCTTGCTCAACTAGCTAAGAAAATGGCAGCTCCTGCAATGCCATTGGGGCAAGAATTCCAGCCAGAAGCAGCTATAGTGAATTACTTTGGTTTAGGTACTCGTGTCATTGGTGTCTTtgacatttgtttatttttctgattGACCTTCTCAACATTGTGTCgttttaaatttgattatgagatGTTCTCTTTTTAAGTCCTCCAACTGTTTCCTGAAATTCAGCAACGTAGATGTAAGAAGGAAAGAGCTGATAAACTTGAGAACCTTTTGACCACGGACCAGTTTACCTTGATggtttacttatcaaaaaaagaaaagaagaagaagtttatcTTGAGGGTTGAGGCCTTTTGTTATTGGTTAAAAGGGGGTTTTGTTCATTCTAGGTGATACACTTGGGGGCCATCTTGACGACATGGAAGCAGATTGGAGTAAACCTATTGTCAGCATGAGGTATCATACAATTCTGTACTTGTGTATATAAACTTtgggttgttttgtttttggtcatTTGAGTAGGACCGCAAAGCAtataaattttgattaaaaGAGCTGAAAAGTTGTGTTGGGGCCTGAATTATGTTTGCCTTTCTTTCAGTTTGGGTTGCAAAGCTATTTTCCTTCTTGGAGGCAAGTCTAGACAGGATCTGCCTCAACCGATGTTCCTTCGAAGTGGTGATGTTGTACTAATGGCTGGAGAAGCCAGGGAATGTTTCCATGGTTAGTATATGGTTATTATGTTTATTTCGCCCAAATAAGGTGACAATTGGTTGCGCATATCTCATTTTTATCTTCAGTTAAGTATGTTAGTGGTATTCGATAAGTGATAAAATATGTACACAGAATTTTTACTGTGATGTTCACAGAAAGGTAAGCCTGAGGCCCAGATATAACTGAGACATAATGCAAAAATGTTAAAATGGCGGAGTTTCTTATCATTCGTTATTTACTTGTGGTGGTTCTAGCTTAGCATGTTTTGTTAGTAGAGAAGTTTTGTGACTTTGACACGCTTGAAGGAAACTTAGTTTAATTCAGAAGAAATGGTATAGAATGACTTGCGTATAtgagttaattagttttggctTTCAAGTTCACATGAACTCGGTTTGCTTTGTCCCAGATTGGTTTTGCAAAATCTAACTGTCTGGTTCACACTTCCATCATTTGATTCATCATTGTAAATGCGGGAAGATTAGCTTCTACTTAAATTTCATCTTCACGCCTTGACATCGATCTCATGAAAGCTGTATTTTGTAATATAAGTCTCATAATTTTCGTCCATTTCCAAGATGCTTGTTTAATAGAGTCAGTCTGATAAAATGTAtggatcaatattttttttttgacaagtataTGGACCAATATTATTTCCAGGCCTGAGTTGTCTGCTTGGTTTCTTATTTTGCAGGTGTGCCCAGGATCTTCACAGAtgaagaaaattctgaaatgACTCCTCTTGAGCCGCAATTATCACATCCAGATGATATTTGTTACTTAGAATACATAAGAAATTCGAGAATTAACATCAATATCAGACAAGTTTTTTAGTTGATTTAGTTTCattctttattttaatttctttttgctGCCCGGCAGATTTTGAGAGTTCATTCTCATATCTTCCTAACATTCTTTTCTTGTTATAATGTTTATTATGAAGTGTCAAAATCTAGTGCTTTTATTCTGTTTCTACCATTAGTTAAACTTGATAGTAGATATTACCCGGTACAATAGGTATCTTTTTTATGGTTTGCTGAAAAATATGAATTAAATAGCATCAGGTCATGAAAACAACGTTATCGTAACACAATAATTTAGGATTGATGAGCCATGATCTCACTCCTTTTTTTGACCTATGTTGCAGTGCTGTTAGAGCTCGGCACAATATATACTACTCGGCGTGACGAGTGGTGAGCAAAGGAGTAAGGAAACGACGCGGCGTtggtagtactccctccgtccttttttaagtgtcctgcttcgtaatttcaacttattaatatcatcattacacctttcacatcaacttttttctccactttccctatttacctatcatcattacacttttactcactcaCTTTTTAAAAtcgaatatacttttagggacaaaatagacaattcaccaacttttacccactaactttacaaaatggacacttattaagggacagcccaaaaagGAATatcggactataaataagggacggagggagtaactagTAAAGCCATATATGTGAAAGGTTCGCACTTCACACTCCATCTTAGGTTAACTCTATACACTATTATCAAGTGTTAACCTTATTAGTGCAGTACGTTCATTCACTTTTTATCATAACCGCCAGGCAACTTAATAGGTGAATATTTTCATGACAGAAAATCTATCGATCCTTATACTTGACGGGGCCGGATCccgtccatatggtaccgacTAGTTCGGTCCATTTGGTGcatctcagccgtccaaaagtgttttagacggcttggatttaaatgggtgtttttcaaaaaaataaaatgaaaaacactCTCtttaaatccgaaccgtccaaaaagtgttttggacggctcggatacACCCAAATGGACTAGgaccggatccgaatccgaccCGAAAAATATGATCCGGATTCAAATCCGATAATGTCAACCCGAAATTcaataatccgaatccggtaattcaaatatggattggattcggatcggattaaatccgttatcaatccgaatctgaacttttttttttttaatttaaaatttttttttttaaaaaaaagtaaaattttaattttgaaaaaaaaaatgtttaagaagttgtatttttatttttactttttattttaattttttttggaaaataattttttttatttgctaaattttttgaagtaaaaaaaagtttttggatCGGATCCAGagttttcggattcggatccggagttttcggattcggatccggattaccattatcggatttgagtcttatcggatccgaaTCGAATTTGGGTCtaatcggatccggatcgaattcagatctgtcggatccggattggatccggcccattgacaagTCTAAAATGGACCGaaccatagttctgaataccgtttcggacaggataccggttttcctactggtacggtacgtaccggtaccggtcaggtaccgggtaccgtttcggatttaccgcaactacaatatatataataattatatataattataattcaaaaaaattccccatatcatacaattcatcataaaatatctctactagagattctctagtcccacattgcttagttacaaaactcttttccactttaaatgactttgcacactagtgatcttgtgaatgagaacccaataagaggtctcgcgcgctcgggaaaatgtgctgtggccgaaggcaatttggaaaaactgattcggaaaccaattaaccgggtgcgcgtcacgggttattcgtgcgcaggggggggtgcaaatccgggatttaagcctcgcgcacgtactatggttaagcccacgttttgctaaaattctgaaaccggcaactttttttttattgttatttttttcttaagtccagagaaaaacattttttttaaccgcccagaaaaacaaaaaaaaaaaaaaaacctctgcaGAATTTCGTCCGGAATTGCCGGTAACTGTTTTCCGGCCGGTATTTCCCGAAAcggccggtaccgaccggtatttggtccggaacggtattggggtgtcagggtaccggttttcttcaaaaccggtacgtaccggccggtacggaacgggaTTAATAACTATGGACCGAACTAGTTTGGAGCAAATGGGCTAATGGGCTGGATACAACCCCATACTTGACGTCATTAATTACTGTTAATTGTTATACTATGACAGTTCTGGCCAAATAACATGTTGGTCTAAAGAGCATATCAGGcaaagggaaaaaattgaaaaaacagaGGGTTTCCTGataatctttaaaaaattctaacagTATGAATGCGAATCAGCAAATTATACTACCAGCAAAACTATGCAAACAATTAATCTcacaacacagagatatacatGAAAAATTCCAGAATGGGTAAAAACTACGAGAAGAAATCAAATCATTATGAACATTATGCAATTACATCTAAACGAAGTAAATTCTCACAACGTTCTGTGTATTACCTGTCGAATCACACGTATACTGCACTCAGTAATCTTGATCGCCAACGGCCTTGAGTCCACAAGCCCTCCAATCAACCTAACGGAAATCCCCTAGGAATAACCCTCAAAAAACAGCCCCATATATGTATGTGCTTCTGCCGCTATATCCTTTTGCTTCCGCCGCACCCTTTTCTTGTTCTTATGTCAGCATATGTAGCATGTGGCTTACCTTTTTATTGTGTGTTGCCGTCCCTTTTAAAAGCTGTAGCCAAACCTAGGAAGCAAAGAAGAtttgccccttttttttctctctttcgttacttttttcttttaaacagACAGAAGATGCCGATTGATAGTCGGGTCGACCCGTCTTCGCCAAAATATGCCTCCTTGTAGTCGACTCCGTTTTAATTCAAAGCGTTCACTTTCGATTACGAATAATAATGACTCATTCCTCTATAATTCTATACAAACTCACTagcctataaaaaataataaaattacaactcgatataaaatatgtgttttgcTACGAAATTGTCATGCACGAAGACTCCGGaatttggtccttacaaaaACAATATGGTTTTTTGGTAAATGAGAGATATTTACTGTTTTGACGTCAAATTGTCTGACTTGCAAAAAGCTAATGATACCAGTGTGATACCAATCAACACTCTTCTGATACCTAAGTTAGTCGATATTGTCAAAAAGTAGATAAAGAAGAACTCTAGGGTTTCTAGCTCACCCACGGGGACTTGCCGTGACTCCCCATGCTCTGCCACATAGTGTTGGGTTTCCTCCTTTTAGTTGGGGGATTCCCCAATGTCACAGCTTCGGCGTATTTCGAATGCTTGTGAAGaatcaacaaagaaaagaaaaacgggTTAGGTGTacgtcctttttttttttttttttcacgggaTTAGGTGTACGTCTTAGTAGAGTAAATTAGGCTCTGttccagaaattttcttaaaaaataagcagtttatttcatatttttaaactaaaaaaataaagtaaatgaaaaataatttttcaatttttttttgcatcgtataaaaaatctcatcgagatcttccaaataagattcatattgtatatttttagatttcaataagctcataatttttgagcttgaaattgccttcttaaaaaataaggacttatttttggTTCCGGAACGGATCTTTAGTACTAATAGGTCTTGACATATACTTGGAAATTTAAACGAAAGTACTTGTACAAGTAAACCAAATTTCCAATCCTCCAACTAATTACTGTATTTAGTTGTCTTGCAGCATCAACACTTGATgcattgacaattttttttatcatgcaTTATTGTGAGGTTCATACCCTTCGTACTgcaatctaaaaaatatttcgtATGTGATGGAAAAGAATGTTACGGCACCACGAGGCAAGGGTTAGAGATCACCCAATACTTTTTCCCAAATAATGAgaagcaagagagagagggagaggcaaCACGTTATCGGCCCCAAAACATCTTCACTTccctccaaaaaagaaaaaaaacccgacGACCATCCAACTCCACGAACTGTATTCTCGTCGACGCGTACAAACCGTTGCCACTTCAATTCCTTCTCCCATTTGAATACAAAATACTCCCCCCCACatgaaataaaattcaaattactCATTCCACCTTCAccccaaaaatctctctctctctctctctctctctccacacccTAACTCCCATCATCATCCTCCGCTACCAGAAAAATTCTGTCTGTTGATTTGAGAAATTGAATATGAGTCCAATTGTGTTGACTCAGCTGGCGACGGGTCTGAGCGTGTTGGCCGGGGCGGTTCTTGTCAAGTCCGTGATAGACCAGAACCCCATGATGCGTGGTGGTCCAACCCAATTCCCGAGGTGCCCGAGTTGCAACGGCTCTGGCCGTGTCGCTTGCCTCTGCTCCCGCTGGTCCGACGGCGACGTTGGTTGCCGGGGCTGTTCCGGGTCGGGTCGCACGTCGTGCAGCAGCTGCGGAGGAACGGGTACGGGTCGACCCATCCCGGTTCAGATCTCTGTTCGTAAGCGGTCGGACTTTTAGACTATTCAACTCCTCCTTATTGACTATTAGAATCCCATTATTCTCTTTCAGCTTACGTCGTTTGTTTTGAATGGAATCCTACTCCTGTTATAAAGGAGTATATGTTGGGAGTacttgaaaagaaagagatgGGTAAATTATTTGTATTGTACTCACATTGGTGAATTTATGTTTTGCACAATGACATGGCTATTATATTAcaaagtatggatgctatttttGTATGCTCGGCGAAAGTCCTAGTGTTATTTGCAAAGTACATGGTGCCTACCACTCTACTTGCAAAATACCAATACTATTGATAAACATATGCTATGAGTCTATGAtaaaagatgaatttttttgtggcaTGATCCTTGATGCTTATGTCTCTAAGACAACCCCTCATACCATGATAATATTTACCTAAAAAATTAGGCAATCCTGGACGTTTGTAGGAAATCAGTTGAGCAGACAGCAAGCAAAAGTTGACCTTTTAGCTGTTTTGGCTGACAAATACAATGAATTTAGTGTTGAAGTAATCTGCCTTAAGGTCTGGTTGCTGACTGAATGTTGGTGagccaaaaggaaaaagaaaaaggaagatgtTGTAGACACAATGAttgggaacaaaaaaaaaggagtttaTTGTAGTTTTTGAGAGTGATGTTACGGTTGAACATTCATCCAAAGAGGAAGATGATTCCTTCATCCCATGAACTGCAAAGAGAAACTCATCTGTGGATATTTGATCAAACGAAAACAATCGAATTCTTGACACGATGCAGATTGATAGGATTAGTCTAATCACCGAACATGGTTCCTAATCTTTTACCCTCTTGTGGTCTTATAAGAACCTGAAcggtattattattattattattattaaatttttttttttttgaaaagcactTAGGCACCTGAATGGTATGCTTGAACCAGCTTAAAATCGAAATAGCAAATATTATTATATTCCTTTGCTAATTGGATATATGGACCTAATTCTGTTTGGAAGAGCATTTACTTTCCTCCTGTTGAAGCAATTAGTTTCTGATTTCTCATCTATATACTGATAGTTTCGTATAGGGCAAATGAATCATACTATTTGTCCGATTAAACGTGGCAGAAATAAAGTAACTTGATAACTGAAACAAGTGGACAATAAAAAGTATTATTATGTTAGTTGAACAAGGTAAATagtaaaattgatttgagtTCTAGCAAAATTACTCTGATGAAATTTTCAAGCAAACTTCATGTCTTATCAATAGCATCAAAGTGGCTTAATGTCAAGTAATTTTGTCCATTGGTGATGGTTATAACCTTGGCTTAAAAGGCCCAAGGGAAGAGGAAAGATGAGCGAAGTTTTGATCATAAGAAATGCCA encodes:
- the LOC131310049 gene encoding uncharacterized protein LOC131310049 is translated as MSPIVLTQLATGLSVLAGAVLVKSVIDQNPMMRGGPTQFPRCPSCNGSGRVACLCSRWSDGDVGCRGCSGSGRTSCSSCGGTGTGRPIPVQISVRKR
- the LOC131310047 gene encoding alpha-ketoglutarate-dependent dioxygenase alkB, yielding MYEPEVVTDDSERTAFRRAEKKYKLYYDQNPKSSKMKKQPRPIDLSEVIDFKVIQDSFHRNSEIPPGVIVLRWDFDRPVFCLENRPGFYFIPGAISVEEQCHWIRESLTIFPQPPNRTNHNAIYGPITNLFVASRERKVLVEEDISCADEDSVSSSFVSSFDGLRWTFCEETGTASRGNRSKSIPASVLLRKLRWSTLGLQFDWSKRNYDVSLPHNNIPDALAQLAKKMAAPAMPLGQEFQPEAAIVNYFGLGDTLGGHLDDMEADWSKPIVSMSLGCKAIFLLGGKSRQDLPQPMFLRSGDVVLMAGEARECFHGVPRIFTDEENSEMTPLEPQLSHPDDICYLEYIRNSRININIRQVF